The following is a genomic window from Penaeus vannamei isolate JL-2024 chromosome 27, ASM4276789v1, whole genome shotgun sequence.
AGGAGGACCGTCCTGTATTCTCAGCATCTCCTCGGGATTCTTCGTTACGTAGGCATTCGTGTTTCGTGATCTGGCGAGCCGTTCCTTGGCTTTCGTCACGGTAGTTTTCGCTCTGTCGTGTATTTTCTGTGGATGTTTGGCTATGAGAATGCCTGACGCTTTCCCCCCTGACCGAGTAAGTCGTGGTTTCCTTCGAGGGACCAGGCTGGGCGTCCGAAGGGGGGTAGTCTTCTGTCCTTTCCCTTTGGTAGGATGTGCTACGATGCTGTCTTTGTTTGGAGGCAACGTTTTCGTCTTTGAGGCTGGTGGCTTCTTTTCGCTCATCTGAATGGAAATGAGTTTGTTGATTGTAGTTTTGGTCTGGTTTTGTATTCCCAGAAAATACTTCACCAGTGCTCTGAACATATTTGTGCTTCGTCGTGTGTTCTCCGCTGTCACTGGAAGAAGCAACAACTCTTGCCTTCTCTTGATCTACCGGATTGTCCCTCTGTTGGCCTGCGTTGCTGACCCGTCTTATTTGTTGGCTGATCTTTGGCAGTTCGTTCATCTCAACCTTCCGTGAATTCCGAGCCCCTCTGCCTGCCTGAAGGAATTCCTCCGCCACGTCCCGGAATCGCTTTCCTCGCTGGCAGAAGGAATATGGCGGCCGCTTATCCGAGGACACGCTGTCTCTCCTTGTGCTGAGCTCTTCCTGCCACTGACTGACTGACGTTCCTGCGCTTGCCTTTTGCGTCGTCGGCGTTTGCTCTCGTCTTTCGCGGATCTGCTGACGGACGGTTTTCCTCCCGCTGCCATTGGGTTCTGGAGAAGAGTTTCGGTCCGGTTCACCTTCTTGCTGCTTCGTGATGCTTCCTTTGGGCAAGCGGAATTTTGCCGTGTCATCTTTGCCCTTGGTCAGCGCTCGATTCGCCATGGCTCTCTTCCGCCAGTAGGCTTGGTAACTGATGGTCTTCAGCTTGGGAAACGCTAGCCCTTTCTGTTCGTCTTTTCCGCTTTCTTGGTTCTGCGAGCTTTCTCGTCCCCGCCTTGAGGACGGCGCTTCGTCCTCCTCTGGTGTTGGCTGCTGGGAAGAGGGTCGTCGCCGAGgcgttctctctcccacctctcttgctctgtcttgctGAAGTCCTGCGTTCCGGGAGGATTCCGAGCCGGTCTTCCTCCTCGACGTCCCTTGGACTTGAATGAGCCGCGAGGAGTCCAGACTTCCTCGAGGAcgctcttccctctcgctccgcCTCGACTCGCCTCGAGGCAGCTGCGGCGTCGACGAATGCATTTTCTGCTTGCGGAGGTTACGCCTCTGTGCTACTATCCTCTCCCGCCTGCTCTGCGACGACCTGCTCCTGGTGATGGCTTCCCCCTTCTCGAGCCTGCTGCTTCGCTCCTGCTGGTCGTGtctgcccccatctccctcgggaAGGGAGTAGCCCTGCGTACGTAAGGATTATATTAACAGCAACATTCACAACAAACTCGATCTTGTGGGAATATAGAACAGTAAGTCAGGCTCTCCAAACTAATCTACAAGGAAAACTATCTACAACAGAGTGCACGTGCGGCTACAGAAGACTCTTCTACGCAGGCGGGGTGAGGTAGGCATCGTGGAACACAGACAACAAGCACACTGCCTGCTGGACCGTGGCGGCACAGCGGTTGTTAGCGCGTGTGAGCGAGCGTGCTGCTGCAGTCCTACGGGCAGTGTGCGCTTCTTGGACACAAATACCACTCTTTGTTACCTGTTTGTAAGCTGTGGCGATGTGGGAGCCTTTTGTACAGACAGGTGTTGGGTTTACCTTTGTTGAAGCCCCTACTCTAACTGGACTATTTAATTgtcaataaataaacgaaaaaaatatatatacacatatacatatatacacacacatgtatatatatatatatgtatatatatatatatatatatatatatatatatatatatatatatatatatgtatgtatgtatgtatacatatatatatatatatatatatatatatatgtataaatatatatgtatgtatatatatatacatatatatatatatatatatttatatgtgtatatatatacatatatatatatatatatatatatatatatatatatatatatgtatgtatatatatatatgtatatatatatatatatatatatatatatatatatatatatatatatgtatatatatatacatatatgcataaatctctctctatatatgtagacatacgtctattgattatacatacatatatatatatatatatatatatatatatatatatatatatatatatatatatatatatatacatatatatatatatatatatatatatatatatatatatatatatatatatatatatatgtatatatatatatacatatatgcatagatctctctctatatatgtagacatacgtctattaattatacatacatacatatgtatatatatatatatgtatatatatatatatatatatatatatatatatatatatatatatatatacttacatatatatatatatatatatatatatacttacatatatatatatatatatacttacatatatatatatatatttatatatatatatttatatatatataatatatatatatttatatatatatatatatatatatatagttatatatatatatatacttacatatatatatatatatatatatatatatatatatatatatatatatacataaataatacatacatatatatatatatatatacatatatatatatacttatatatatatatatatatatacttacatatatatatatatatatatatatatatatatatatttatatttatatttatacctacatatatatatatatatatatatatatatatatatatatatatatatatatatatatatacctacatatatatatatatatatatatatatatatatatatatatatatatatatatataaactctaaaATCGGTATGATTACAAGTCTTTATCTCTACTGTTAGACCGGCGTGTCTTCACACTATGTCTACCTTGATTTGAAAACAGCAGGTTTCGTACTGCCTTCTGCTGCGTCAGTTGGCTTAGTCAGTGTAAGAGTTATATCACAGGTGCCTGCGATGTGTGTCTATACAACAGTGTGACTGTCTGCAGTCTAATGTCTGTGGCGTTGGCGTCGACTCGCCGCCTGACCTCCTCACCTGCCTCGCTGGACGACGGGGCGAGCGGCCGTCTGAGGGCCTCGGCGCCCCGGAGAGCGCCGCCTACTGTCACGCGAGAAACGCCATGCTACTCACCCTCTCCCGCGTGTACAGCGCCCTCGGCCTCGAGCTCGCGATAGAGGTCATGGAGGAGGCGCGAGACATGCCAATGCCGGAGGACTCTGCCGTGCGGAAGGAGCGCAGGCTGATGTCCCTGCTGAAGGGCAGGGGCTGCGCGATCGTCTGCGTCGCGCGGGAGGTCGCCGAGGACGCGGCCTTGCGCGGCATGNNNNNNNNNNNNNNNNNNNNNNNNNNNNNNNNNNNNNNNNNNNNNNNNNNNNNNNNNNNNNNNNNNNNNNNNNNNNNNNNNNNNNNNNNNNNNNNNNNNNNNNNNNNNNNNNNNNNNNNNNNNNNNNNNNNNNNNNNNNNNNNNNNNNNNNNNNNNNNNNNNNNNNNNNNNNNNNNNNNNNNNNNNNNNNNNNNNNNNNNNNNNNNNNNNNNNNNNNNNNNNNNNNNNNNNNNNNNNNNNNNNNNNNNNNNNNNNNNNNNNNNNNNNNNNNNNNNNNNNNNNNNNNNNNNNNNNNNNNNNNNNNNNNNNNNNNNNNNNNNNNNNNNNNNNNNNNNNNNNNNNNNNNNNNNNNNNNNNNNNNNNNNNNNNNNNNNNNNNNNNNNNNNNNNNNNNNNNNNNNNNNNNNNNNNNNNNNNNNNNNNNNNNNNNNNNNNNNNNNNNNNNNNNNNNNNNNNNNNNNNNNNNNNNNNNNNNNNNNNNNNNNNNNNNNNNNNNNNNNNatatatatatatatatatatatatatatatatatatatatatatatatatatatatatatatatatataatatatacatatatatacatatatatatatacatatagatacatatatatacatgtatatatatatatatatatatatatatatatatatatatatatatatatatatatatatacatgtatatatatatatatatatatatatatatatatatatatatatatatatatatacatatagatagatagatagatatacatacatatatatataaatatatatatatacatacatatatatacacacatacatatatatacatatatatatacatatatatacatatatatacatgtatatacttatatatatataatatatatatacatatatatatatatataatatagatatacatatatacatatatatatatatatacatatatacatacatatatatacatatatatatatatatatatacatatatatatatatatatatataaatatatatatatatatatatatatatatatatatatatacatatatatatacatatatatatacatatatatatatacatatatatatacatatatatatatatatacatatatatatatatatatatatatatatatatatatatatatatatatatatatatatatatatatatacatatatatatatatatacatatatatatatatatatatatatatatatatatatatatatattatgcatatatgtatatatatatatacatatatatacatatatatacatatatatataaatacatatatacatatatatatatgcatatatatgtatatgtatatatatatatatgcatatatacatatatacatatatatatatatatatatatatatatatatatatatatatatatatatacatatatacatatatatatatgtatatatatatatatatgtatatatatgtatatatatgtatatatatacacatatatatatatatatatatatatatatatatatatatatatatacacatatatacatatatacatatatatatatatatatacacatatacatatatacatatatatacatatatacatatatatatatatatatatatgcatatatatatatatatatatatatatatatatatatatatatatatatatatatatatatatatatgcatatatatatatatatatatatatatatatatatgcatatatatatatatatatatatattatatatatgcatatatatacatatatatacatatatatatacatatatatatacatatatatatacatatatatacatatatacacatatatatacatgtatatacatacatatatatacatatatatatatacatatatatatatacatatatacatatatatatatgtatatatatacatatatatatatacatatatatatatatatatatatatatatatatatatatatatatatatatacatacatactaatatatacatatatatatacatatatatatacatatatatatacatatatatatacatatatatacatatatacacatatatatacatgtatatacatacatatatgtatatatatatatatttgtatatatatacatatatatatacatatatatatatatatatacatatatatatatatatatatatatatatatatatatatatatatatacacatatacatatatataaatatacacacacacacatacacacacacacacacacacacacacacacacacacacacacacacatatatatatatatatatatatatatatatatatatatatatatatatatatatacatacatatatatatacatacatacatacatacatacatacatacatacatacatacatacatacatacatacatacatatatatatatatatatatataattatttatttatttatttatttatttatttataattttagtatgttttcctcttttcctttccgtttGAGTTCATCTGCAACTTGCATCatcccaacaacaacaaattcgCAACAACACTAAACCACAACCGCAGACCACCTCAcacaacccttccttccttccttgcagaTTCGTGGGCGACGGTCGCGTAGGCTCCGCCCCCTTGGCAGACGAAGGCCACGCCCAGGCTCCTCCCACGAGCTCGACCATCGTCCACTACGAACAGCTGATGATCCTGAAGACGACGGACTCAGCTGGAAGGCTTGTGGGCTGCACCTTCAGTCAGCGTCTCCAGTGAGTGACTtttggggttgtggggttgtgggggttttgtttccttggatgtgtttgtttgtttgtgtgtttgtttgtttttgttttggctctgtttctgtctttctcttggtttctgtctctctttgtctttctcttggtttttgtctgtctctctctctctctctctctctctctttctctttctctttctctttctctctctctctctctctctttctctctctctctctctctctctctctctctctctctctctctctctctctctctctctctccctccctccctccctccctccctccctccctccctccctctccctccctcctagctgtccctctctctcaccctcacccccccctctctctctctctttctactatgTACATATCGTTCAAAACTTACCCCACACAAAGCAATTAAAAGGaaatttgctattttttttttagaaataaataGCAAACCAATTGCATTCCCTGAACATTGAGAACAGATCCGacgagaaaaaattaaaaagttcGTATGATTGGCTTCCGTCAATTGACCTCGAACCGGTTAAAAGGCTTCGATTCGAGGGGTCATCTCGATGATGTATATTGAAGCATAAGGGTCCTcatgatatatgttttttatatacgcAAATTTTTGTAAAcatggagagaaaaggatgataagcgttttatttttatttttattttgtatgaataaggagtgaggaggaaatgGGATACCAGGTTTGGAATACCAGGGATGGAATACCAGGTTTGGAATGCCAGGTTTGGAATTCCAGGTTTGGAATACCAGGGATGGAATGCCAGGGATGGAATACCAGGTTTGGAATACCAGGTTTGGAATACCAGGTTTGGAATACCAGGGATGGAATGCCAGGGATGGAATACCAGGTTCGGAATGCCAGGTTTGGAATACCAGGTTTGGAATACCAGATTTGGAATACCAGGGATGGAATACCAGGTTTGGAATACCAGGGATGGAATACCAGGTTCGGAATGCCAGGTTTGGAATACCAGGTTTGGAATACCAGATTTGGAATACCAGGGATGGAATACCAGGTTTGGAATACCAGGGATGGAATACCAGGTCCGGAATGCCAGGTTTGGAATACCAGGGATGGAATACCAGGTTTGGAATACCAGGCTTGGAATACCAGGTTTGGAATATCAGGGATGGAATACCAGGTTTGGAATACCAGGATTGGAATGCCAGGTTTGGAATACCAGGGATGGAATACCAGGTTTGGAATACCAGGATTGGAATGCCAGGTTTGGAATACCAGGGATGGAATGCCAGGGATGGAATACCAGGTTTGGAATACCAGGTTTGGAATACCAGGTTTGGAATGCCAGGTTTGGAATACCAGGGATGGTTTGGAATGCCAGGTTTGGAATGCCAGGTTTGGAATACCAGGTTTGGAGTACCAGGTTTGGAGTACCAGGTTTGGAATACCAGGTTTGGAATACCAGGGATGGAATACCAGGTTTGGAATGCCAGGTTTGGAATGCCAGGTTTGGAATGCCAGGTTTGGAATACCAGGTTTGGAATACCAGGGATGGTTTGGAATGCCAGGTTTGGAATGCCAGGTTTGGAATACCAGGGATGGTTTGGAATGCCAGGTTTGGAATGCCAGGTTTGGAGTACCAGGTTTGGAGTACCAGGTTTGGAATACCAGGTTTGGAATACCAGGGATGGAATACCAGGTTTGGAATGCCAGGTTTGGAATACCAGGGATGAAGTGCCAGGTTTGGAATACCAGGGATGGTTTGGAATGCCAGGTTTGGAATACCAGGTTTGGAATACCAGGTTTGGAGTACCAGGTTTGGAATACCAGGTTTGGAATACCAGGGATGGAATACCAGGTTTGGAATACCAGGGATGGAATACCAGGTTTGGAATACCAGGGATGGAATACCAGGTTTGGAATACCAGGGATGGAATACCAGGTTTGGAATACCAGGTTTGGAGTACCAGGTTTGGAATACCAGGTTTGGAATACCAGGGATGGAATACCAGGTTTGGAATACCAGGGATGGAATACCAGGTTTGGAATACCAGGGATGGAATACCAGGTTTGGAATACCAGGGATGGAATACCAGGTTTGGAATACCAGGTTTGGAGTACCAGGTTTGGAATACCAGGTTTGGAATACCAGGGATGGAATACCAGGTTTGGAATACCAGGGATGGAATGCCAGGTTTGGAATACCAGGGATGGAATACCAGGTTTGAAATACCAGGTTTGGAATACCAGGTTTGAAATACCAGGTTTGGAATACCTCGAGTGGTAGGGCCTCGAATGTCTCTTAGGGGAATTACACgcacccatatacacatatagatacgtacacacatatctacatacatacataaccgcgtacatacacgcgtacaagcatacatacagacagacagacatacacgcatacatacatatacgccatATTAATAGTATTGCGTTATTTTGCTTCCACGCATTCCATTATCCCTTCCTAATTCCATGTCCCCTTCCTCCATTACTCCAGCGTTATTCCAATTACCTATTCTCCCTTAATTCATATTCCCCTAATTCCTCATTACTCCAATTATCCCCTCGGTATTCTACCTTTCTATTCATCCTTTGTACTATTCCCTATTCTAGCGCATCTATACATATGCCcttactttttaaattatttcaacccctctttcgtctttcttttattgcaatccctctttcgtctttcttttatttcaatccCTTTTTGCATTATTCACTTATTCCAATCCCTCTTTCGAAATTTTCCAGTATGCTAATCCCTCTTTGTATTATTCACTTATTCCAATCCCTCTTTGCGTTATTCCATTATTCcgattcctctctttttatccattaTTCCAGTCCCTCGTTCGttattccaatctctctctctttatcccttattccactccctctttcgttattccattattccaattcctctctttctatccattatTCCACTCCCTCTTTCGTCATTCCATTATTCCAATCCCTCTATTCATCCATTATTCCACTCCCTCTTTCGTCATTCCATTATTCCAGTCCCCCTCTTTTCATCCTttattccactccctcctcctcttatccctgaCCGCCGCGCCCTCCGCCAGGTCATCGAAGAGTCAGCGCTCCCAGCTCgccaggtggtggaggaggagccaGGGCGCTGTCGAGCGACCGTCCTCCATCTCGGGGTTCCTTGACGTCGTGGAAGGCTGTCTCGAGACGGAGGTGCCTGCGTCTAGGACTTCGTGGACTTTCCGGACTCTCCTGAAGGTAATTGCTCCAggtgagagacaggaggaggggtaagggagggggaggaggatggggagagggaggaggggtaagggaggagggggaaggcaaggaggaggagagagaggaagggtaggggaaggtaaggggggaagagagggggagggggaggaggaggcttttAGGGAGGAAGGATCCGGGAGGGTGTGAAGTTgttagggagtaagggagaaagagagaaaaacagatgggggaggaagggatgggggagggaggtggagaggaggcaATAGTGGCAGAAGGTtgttggggaggaagggtaaaggaCGTGTGGAGGCTGTTTGTTGGGtgttatggagaaagagagggaactgGGAAAGGGAGTAATGAGAGGGAATTGGATTGGGAAAGGACTGAAAGGTACAAGGGGCAGAGAGAATCAGAatgaggaggggagtaaggaaggaataGAAGACCAACCTCCTTCTTGAGCAGACAAGGGACGTCCGTTGGATCAGACGTCCATCCGATCAGCGCTTCAGACGCGAAGGAAAGCCTTGtaatatctttttatctgtttttcttattgGAATACCAGGTTTGGAATACCAGATCTAGAATACCAGGTTTGGAATACCAGATCTGGAATACCAGGGATATGGAAGGGGGATATGGAAGGCACGACGCATAGGAAAGCATCAGCGTGCCATCTTCGGCGCTGCTTGAGCGACGTCAGAGCCACCTGCAGGCGACGCGACCGGTCAATTCCGACTCCAGGTTCGCGAGTTCGAGACCcggctggcgcgttgttcccttgGCCGAGGAACTTCACCTTGGTTTCCCGATTTGCAAAAAGGGCCATTTACAAACCCCGCGGCCCCGCATCCGATATGGG
Proteins encoded in this region:
- the LOC113802605 gene encoding peptidyl-prolyl cis-trans isomerase G-like (The sequence of the model RefSeq protein was modified relative to this genomic sequence to represent the inferred CDS: added 500 bases not found in genome assembly); this translates as MGNKQNKATPSPMLTVESRALSCFDEQERPRKGIPRRIGNVLLTRWIELKRREKAVLEKARRAVTNGHAPPSILEEFENDLKEEESQHRVKYHPRLLANILVRKAKPRPRSRARLRVPKLTTTAARRIHQSFLRRDRERQREEQERREASERTRSRVSLRQQAWTDTMPRKAASSATSRATQTIAQPLPFSRDISLRSFRTAESSGIGMSRASSMTSIASSRPRALYTRERGYSLPEGDGGRHDQQERSSRLEKGEAITRSRSSQSRRERIVAQRRNLRKQKMHSSTPQLPRGESRRSEREERPRGSLDSSRLIQVQGTSRRKTGSESSRNAGLQQDRAREVGERTPRRRPSSQQPTPEEDEAPSSRRGRESSQNQESGKDEQKGLAFPKLKTISYQAYWRKRAMANRALTKGKDDTAKFRLPKGSITKQQEGEPDRNSSPEPNGSGRKTVRQQIRERREQTPTTQKASAGTSVSQWQEELSTRRDSVSSDKRPPYSFCQRGKRFRDVAEEFLQAGRGARNSRKVEMNELPKISQQIRRVSNAGQQRDNPVDQEKARVVASSSDSGEHTTKHKYVQSTGEVFSGNTKPDQNYNQQTHFHSDERKEATSLKDENVASKQRQHRSTSYQRERTEDYPPSDAQPGPSKETTTYSVRGESVRHSHSQTSTENTRQSENYRDESQGTARQITKHECLRNEESRGDAENTGRSSYRDDVHGRQSHNQGPNRQAIDREQVQVEPVINENHASPGLTLSHDRRLIKYSGGHDRNHEPIGNHLDYEHDNKQTGPTRGHGIDGGHNTHPHIREHDQKHFGESTAYELSQTGNGVHSEHPTPHGKIRQIVDQGRMVQSQHGSRNAQLFSQSRREQDSRARQGQGQSQQQLEQEYTSAPEARGPQPIPLEYGHPERIVDYRQVRSVDAFRSDAAPGERGPAAMYETRMLQPLQQGFLEVSDGSGPRRWRRVSVVDVWELGEWERVRRAEEGLLRSRSSSMPAPRAL